Proteins from one Variovorax sp. TBS-050B genomic window:
- a CDS encoding peroxiredoxin-like family protein: MLLPRQQAPELAVDTLDAGRFRLADETPERMTLVCFYRGLHCPICANYLKELERLTPAFAERGVRTIAISSDTEDRARAMAKKIGAAQLRIGWGLSLADARRWGLYVSASRGKTSIGIEEPALFSEPGLFLVRPDNSIYYLSVQSMPFVRPHFAEMVQALDFVIQHDYPARGEQPPDTAPN; this comes from the coding sequence ATGCTGTTGCCCCGCCAGCAGGCCCCCGAACTCGCCGTCGACACCCTGGATGCAGGCCGCTTCCGGCTCGCCGACGAAACACCCGAGCGCATGACGCTGGTGTGCTTCTACCGCGGGCTGCACTGCCCGATCTGCGCCAATTACCTGAAGGAGCTCGAGCGGCTCACGCCCGCCTTCGCCGAACGCGGCGTGCGCACCATCGCGATCAGTTCCGACACCGAGGACCGTGCCCGCGCCATGGCCAAGAAGATCGGCGCCGCACAGCTGCGCATCGGCTGGGGCCTGTCGCTCGCAGATGCGCGCCGCTGGGGGCTGTACGTCTCGGCCTCGCGCGGCAAGACCTCGATCGGCATCGAGGAGCCGGCGCTGTTCTCGGAGCCGGGGCTCTTCCTCGTGCGGCCGGACAACAGCATCTACTACCTGTCGGTGCAGTCGATGCCCTTCGTGCGGCCCCACTTCGCCGAGATGGTGCAGGCGCTCGACTTCGTGATCCAGCACGACTATCCGGCGCGCGGCGAACAGCCGCCCGACACCGCGCCAAACTGA
- the tssI gene encoding type VI secretion system tip protein TssI/VgrG, producing the protein MSSIFSTGSRTISVDSAAMPSLLGVPALEFKSLQGTEALGELFEYTVRLQTPDNPLLTEYLSGNVPVKQLLGKEFGIRIALDGAGSGLHARTGAGTREINGLVTRTRFVQHENRRSIYEITLRPWLVLACHTSDHRIFQNKTALQIVEEVLADYSFPTEKRTTRTYPVRTFQVQYGETDFEFITRLMQEFGLYYFFEHGDGTHRLVLVDDAGAHRRFRSEAYHTIRHHPPGHKIDEEYCDSFHSTESLASGQWTTSDFDFTRPRARLEQVCRMPRDTGHNAQELYRWPGDYSEPEEGRDLARTRMEATGAPASRGQGGGSLRGVVTGCTFALAGHPQDSANRDYLVIASSLRLHENAHASGGEDAYLCRCDFEVQPAETVFRSPQTQPKPRTMGPQTAIVTGPAGEDLWTDEYGRVKLSFHWNRYCTRDENASCWIRVASTWAGTQFGGMHVPRIGQEVIVDFENGDPDRPIVTGRVYNRLNMPPRELPGQAGLSGFRSSELHAGTGAGARGNHMTLDDHPGKIQAQLKSDHLSSSLSLGHIGRIEDTAGRKDDRGQGAELRTDGHGAVRAARGLLVSTEARADARAHITDMGETVFRLGQAQALHEATSGLALQAGAHEAGDQDAVMKVVARQNAAIEGKSGAGGASGARGAGEFAEFEEPHLVLASPCGIHASTGGSTHVASTQHNAWTSGGHTSIGAGGSLLASVKEAVRLFAYKAIRLTAATAGIDVVALQQGIRLLARLDIRLEAERISITAKEEILVNGAGSYSRWNASGIVHGTRGIWRQHAATHSMTGPRGLETLYPVLPDPDAFETHGQVLEEHFVLMEHAGGLRLPGQKYRITFDGGRTVEGQTNDQGETAVVQSMVHQIATVELLRHAEDGVLASYASFVRTPAEQGYDGPAVAAAKNTRKTKQVSGKPHEVNADKATSEDKAPVHTSCDPHNWGLRMSVPTAGSSGQWAYPVAEGFVQEVRAALMGVAWQKIKLEWPLEDAFSRQLQAVLKASIEGALGKTAFKLPEHAMPQTVIPDDEEARKLDIDPNDLDLKGLMRGHDWLLVVAKGGILPIIEAAQRGEDTSDSLRELASTLFHEARHAQQYFWLAAMVQQFPNDYAHLPGLQRVWKGCFAARMMQVAAATPVPAEPSARVGLHRMVIGMYYWLLCIAEKENKRRLALTPPQLGNFTDILPTEISLARKAAYDLLQEVGLGGLSIDVDAMAKGPDGSTGYRMRPWEEDSFACEEVVKRLWSGDVGGLLPEPGFCTRALEFALRARGDGSAQGKAGHAQ; encoded by the coding sequence GTGTCTTCCATTTTCTCAACCGGTTCGCGAACCATCAGCGTCGACAGCGCCGCCATGCCCTCGCTGCTCGGCGTACCGGCGCTCGAATTCAAGTCGCTCCAAGGCACCGAGGCGCTCGGCGAGCTCTTCGAGTACACCGTGCGGCTGCAGACCCCCGACAACCCCCTGCTCACCGAATACCTCAGCGGCAACGTGCCCGTGAAGCAGCTGCTGGGCAAGGAGTTCGGCATCCGCATCGCGCTGGACGGCGCGGGCTCCGGCCTGCACGCACGCACCGGCGCCGGCACGCGCGAGATCAACGGCCTCGTCACCCGCACCCGCTTCGTGCAGCACGAGAACCGCCGCAGCATCTACGAGATCACCCTGCGGCCCTGGCTCGTGCTGGCCTGCCACACCAGCGACCACCGGATCTTCCAGAACAAGACCGCGCTGCAGATCGTCGAGGAGGTGCTGGCCGACTACAGCTTCCCCACCGAGAAGAGAACCACCCGCACCTACCCCGTGCGGACCTTCCAGGTCCAGTACGGCGAGACCGACTTCGAGTTCATCACGCGGCTGATGCAGGAGTTCGGCCTCTACTACTTCTTCGAGCACGGGGACGGCACCCACCGCCTGGTGCTCGTGGACGACGCCGGCGCCCACCGGCGCTTCCGGAGCGAGGCCTACCACACCATCCGCCACCACCCGCCGGGCCACAAGATCGACGAGGAATACTGCGACAGCTTCCACAGCACCGAGAGCCTCGCCTCCGGCCAATGGACGACCAGCGACTTCGACTTCACCCGCCCGCGCGCGCGGCTGGAGCAGGTCTGCAGGATGCCGCGCGACACCGGCCACAACGCGCAGGAGCTCTACCGCTGGCCGGGCGACTACAGCGAGCCCGAGGAAGGCCGCGACCTGGCGCGCACCCGCATGGAAGCCACCGGCGCGCCCGCGAGCCGCGGCCAGGGCGGCGGCAGCCTGCGCGGGGTGGTCACCGGCTGCACCTTCGCGCTCGCCGGCCACCCGCAGGACAGCGCCAACCGGGACTACCTCGTCATCGCCAGCAGCCTGCGGCTCCACGAGAACGCGCACGCGAGCGGCGGCGAGGATGCCTACCTGTGCCGCTGCGACTTCGAGGTCCAGCCCGCCGAGACCGTGTTCCGCTCGCCGCAGACGCAGCCCAAGCCGCGCACCATGGGCCCCCAGACCGCCATCGTCACCGGCCCGGCGGGCGAAGACCTCTGGACCGACGAGTACGGGCGCGTCAAGCTGAGCTTCCACTGGAACCGCTACTGCACCCGGGACGAGAACGCCTCCTGCTGGATCCGGGTGGCTTCGACGTGGGCGGGCACGCAGTTCGGCGGCATGCACGTGCCGCGCATCGGCCAGGAGGTGATCGTCGACTTCGAGAACGGCGATCCGGACCGCCCGATCGTGACGGGGCGGGTCTACAACCGGCTGAACATGCCGCCGCGGGAGCTGCCCGGGCAGGCGGGGCTGTCGGGGTTTCGCAGCAGCGAGCTGCACGCGGGGACCGGCGCGGGGGCCCGGGGCAACCACATGACGCTGGACGACCACCCGGGCAAGATCCAGGCGCAGCTCAAGAGCGACCACCTGAGCAGCAGCCTGAGCCTGGGGCACATCGGGCGCATCGAGGACACGGCGGGGCGCAAGGACGACCGGGGCCAGGGCGCGGAGCTGCGCACGGACGGCCACGGGGCGGTGCGCGCGGCGCGCGGGCTGCTCGTGAGCACCGAGGCGCGGGCCGATGCCCGGGCGCACATCACGGACATGGGCGAGACGGTCTTCCGGCTGGGCCAGGCGCAGGCGCTGCATGAGGCGACCAGCGGCCTGGCGCTCCAGGCCGGGGCGCACGAGGCGGGCGACCAGGATGCGGTGATGAAGGTGGTGGCGCGCCAGAACGCGGCGATCGAGGGCAAGTCCGGCGCAGGCGGTGCAAGCGGTGCACGAGGTGCGGGCGAATTCGCGGAGTTCGAGGAACCGCATCTGGTGCTGGCGAGCCCGTGCGGGATCCATGCGAGCACGGGCGGCTCGACGCACGTGGCGAGCACGCAGCACAACGCCTGGACGAGCGGGGGGCACACGAGCATCGGTGCGGGCGGGAGCCTGCTGGCGAGCGTGAAGGAGGCGGTGCGCCTGTTCGCGTACAAGGCGATCCGGCTGACGGCGGCGACGGCGGGCATCGACGTGGTGGCGCTGCAGCAGGGCATCCGGCTGCTCGCCAGGCTCGACATCAGGCTGGAGGCCGAACGCATCAGCATCACGGCCAAGGAGGAGATCCTGGTCAACGGCGCGGGGAGCTACTCGCGCTGGAACGCCTCGGGGATCGTGCACGGCACCCGCGGCATCTGGCGCCAGCATGCGGCAACGCACAGCATGACGGGGCCGAGGGGGCTGGAGACGCTGTACCCGGTGCTGCCCGATCCCGACGCGTTCGAGACGCATGGGCAGGTGCTCGAAGAGCATTTCGTGCTGATGGAGCATGCCGGCGGCCTGCGGCTGCCGGGGCAGAAGTACCGGATCACGTTCGACGGTGGACGCACCGTGGAAGGCCAGACCAACGACCAGGGCGAGACCGCGGTGGTGCAGAGCATGGTGCACCAGATCGCCACGGTGGAGCTGCTGCGCCATGCGGAGGACGGGGTGCTGGCGAGTTACGCGTCTTTCGTGCGCACGCCGGCCGAGCAGGGTTACGACGGTCCGGCGGTGGCGGCGGCCAAGAACACCAGGAAGACGAAGCAGGTGAGTGGCAAGCCGCATGAGGTGAATGCGGACAAGGCCACCAGCGAGGACAAGGCGCCGGTGCACACGAGCTGCGATCCGCACAACTGGGGGCTGCGCATGAGTGTGCCGACGGCGGGGAGTTCGGGGCAGTGGGCGTATCCGGTGGCGGAGGGGTTTGTGCAGGAGGTCAGGGCGGCGTTGATGGGGGTGGCGTGGCAGAAAATCAAACTGGAATGGCCGCTGGAGGATGCTTTCAGCAGGCAGCTCCAAGCTGTTCTTAAAGCCAGCATCGAAGGTGCGCTGGGCAAAACCGCCTTCAAGCTGCCCGAGCACGCCATGCCGCAGACCGTAATTCCGGACGATGAAGAGGCTCGAAAGCTCGACATCGATCCCAACGACCTGGACCTCAAAGGCTTGATGCGCGGGCACGACTGGCTGCTGGTCGTTGCCAAGGGCGGCATCCTGCCCATCATCGAGGCCGCCCAGCGCGGCGAAGACACCTCGGACAGCCTGCGCGAGCTGGCAAGCACGCTATTCCATGAGGCGCGGCACGCGCAGCAGTACTTCTGGCTCGCCGCCATGGTGCAACAGTTTCCGAACGACTATGCCCATTTGCCGGGCCTGCAGCGTGTTTGGAAGGGCTGTTTTGCGGCCCGAATGATGCAAGTCGCTGCCGCCACTCCCGTGCCCGCCGAGCCCAGCGCCCGTGTCGGTCTGCATCGCATGGTAATCGGCATGTACTACTGGCTGCTGTGTATTGCAGAGAAGGAGAACAAGCGCAGGCTCGCGCTCACCCCCCCGCAGCTCGGTAACTTCACAGACATTCTTCCCACCGAAATTTCTTTGGCACGAAAGGCTGCGTATGACCTCCTTCAAGAAGTGGGCCTGGGTGGCCTCTCCATCGACGTGGACGCCATGGCCAAGGGCCCGGATGGCAGCACCGGCTACCGCATGCGCCCGTGGGAGGAAGACAGCTTCGCGTGCGAGGAAGTGGTCAAGCGCCTTTGGAGTGGTGATGTGGGTGGCCTGCTGCCTGAGCCTGGCTTCTGCACAAGGGCTCTTGAGTTCGCTCTCAGAGCACGCGGTGATGGCAGCGCTCAGGGAAAGGCAGGACATGCCCAATGA